Proteins encoded by one window of Primulina huaijiensis isolate GDHJ02 chromosome 1, ASM1229523v2, whole genome shotgun sequence:
- the LOC140984054 gene encoding translocase of chloroplast 90, chloroplastic-like isoform X3: MQPEPVSAGAPCSSGDNQLASHPLSMGMESSSGSGLSSDETDLEPLVMVEALQIKFLRILQRVGLSRDNLLVAKVLYRIQLATLIRAGESDLKRANFKLDRARVTAAEQEAIDVPKLNFSLKILVLGRTGVGKSSTINSIFGESKVTTDAFHPATRQVEEIVGLVNGIRISFIDTPGLLPSSRNYVSKNRKILHSVKRFIRKSPPDVVLYFERLDLIDMGYRDFSLLKLITDILGPAIWFNTNIVMTHASAALPEGPNGYPVSYDSYVSYCTNVVHLQIHRAILDTKLENPVILVENHPHCMMDNSGRKILPNGQLWTSQFMLLCICTKILGDVNTILEYGDKIQLGRLSNVRHPSLPHLLSSFLKHSVHLNPGGADSGETDEFFFSDMEEENENEYEQLPPIRVLNRVQFQKLTSSEKKDYLDELDYRETLYLKNLLKQEYIRRKEKGSSGLGLDENAENQEGPPEAIMLPDMAVPPSFDSSSPEHRFRCLVTGDQLVARPVLDPHGWDHDVGFDGINLEITTEVTKNTIMHVTGQMSKDKQDFNIQSESTAAFLFPRGPACSIGLDVQSTGKELICSIRGNTKLKNFKYNATECGVLVTYHGNRYIFGSKIEDSISVWRRLNLKMNAGHVTGAGLVAYGGSLEATLRGKDYPVRDEKVSVSMTILSFNKEPVLGGNLLSHFRLSRSTSMSVNASVNSQKMGQLRVKINSSEHMEIALVAVISMFRCLFRRKSKNDLSSRETLETG, translated from the coding sequence ATGCAACCAGAACCAGTTTCTGCTGGGGCGCCATGCTCATCTGGTGATAATCAGTTGGCTTCACATCCCTTATCCATGGGAATGGAAAGTTCTTCTGGCTCTGGTCTCAGCAGTGACGAGACGGATTTGGAGCCTCTTGTCATGGTTGAAGCTCTACAAATCAAATTTTTGCGTATTCTTCAACGAGTTGGCCTGTCACGAGATAATCTTTTGGTGGCAAAGGTCTTATATCGGATCCAACTGGCAACTTTGATTCGAGCTGGTGAATCAGATCTAAAAAGGGCTAATTTCAAATTAGACAGAGCTCGAGTCACAGCCGCAGAGCAAGAAGCCATAGATGTACCGAAACTGAACTTCTCTCTGAAAATACTTGTTTTGGGTAGAACTGGTGTTGGCAAGAGTTCAACAATAAATTCCATATTTGGTGAGTCTAAAGTGACAACTGATGCATTTCATCCTGCCACACGTCAAGTCGAAGAGATTGTTGGGCTTGTGAATGGCATTAGAATATCTTTTATTGATACACCTGGCCTGTTGCCTTCGTCGAGAAATTATGTGAgtaaaaataggaaaattttaCATTCTGTGAAGCGATTTATTAGAAAATCGCCACCGGATgttgttttgtattttgaacGTCTCGACTTGATTGACATGGGATATCGTGACTTTTCATTACTGAAGCTTATCACTGACATCCTTGGCCCTGCAATTTGGTTCAACACCAACATTGTTATGACGCATGCCTCTGCAGCCCTTCCTGAAGGTCCAAATGGGTATCCTGTGAGCTATGATTCTTATGTTAGTTACTGCACCAATGTGGTACACCTCCAAATTCACCGAGCTATTTTGGATACTAAACTTGAAAACCCTGTAATTTTGGTGGAGAATCATCCCCACTGTATGATGGATAATAGTGGGAGGAAGATACTTCCAAATGGACAGCTGTGGACATCCCAGTTCATGTTATTATGCATATGCACCAAAATTCTTGGTGATGTTAATACCATTTTGGAATATGGGGACAAAATACAGTTGGGGCGTTTGAGCAATGTCCGACACCCTTCTTTGCCTCATCTACTCTCGTCTTTCCTCAAGCACAGTGTTCATTTGAATCCTGGTGGAGCTGATAGTGGAGAAACTGACGAATTCTTTTTTTCTGATATGGAAgaggaaaatgaaaatgaatatgagcAACTACCTCCCATCCGTGTACTGAATAGAGTTCAATTCCAGAAATTGACATCATCTGAGAAAAAGGATTATCTTGATGAGTTAGATTACAGGGAGACACTTTATTTGAAGAATCTACTGAAACAAGAGTATATCAGAAGAAAGGAAAAAGGTTCTTCTGGTTTGGGATTAGATGAGAATGCCGAAAATCAAGAAGGGCCACCTGAGGCAATTATGCTGCCAGACATGGCTGTCCCTCCAAGTTTTGATTCAAGTTCCCCCGAGCATAGATTTCGCTGCCTTGTTACAGGTGACCAATTGGTAGCAAGACCAGTTCTCGATCCACATGGATGGGATCACGATGTAGGTTTTGATGGAATCAACCTTGAGATAACCACGGAAGTAACAAAGAACACAATTATGCATGTCACGGGACAAATGAGCAAGGACAAACAAGATTTCAATATACAATCTGAATCAACGGCAGCCTTCTTATTTCCAAGGGGGCCCGCATGCAGCATTGGCCTGGATGTCCAATCTACCGGCAAAGAATTGATCTGTTCCATCCGTGGCAACACAAAGCTGAAGAACTTCAAATACAATGCCACTGAATGTGGTGTTCTTGTGACATATCATGGAAATAGATATATTTTTGGTTCCAAGATTGAAGACAGCATCTCAGTTTGGAGGAGGCTTAACTTAAAAATGAATGCAGGTCACGTGACAGGTGCTGGGCTAGTTGCCTACGGCGGGAGTCTTGAAGCGACTTTACGAGGGAAAGACTATCCTGTGAGAGATGAAAAGGTCAGTGTGTCAATGACAATCCTTTCTTTTAACAAAGAACCAGTTTTGGGTGGAAACCTGCTGTCTCACTTTAGATTGAGCCGGAGTACATCAATGTCAGTGAACGCCAGTGTCAATAGCCAGAAAATGGGGCAGTTAAGGGTAAAGATAAATAGCTCTGAGCACATGGAAATAGCTCTTGTCGCAGTTATCTCCATGTTCAGATGCCTGTTTAGGAGAAAATCAAAAAATGATCTTAGCAGTAGAGAAACTCTTGAAACAGGGTAG
- the LOC140984054 gene encoding translocase of chloroplast 90, chloroplastic-like isoform X2, with product MASIKDWVLSQMVSNSKGSMRPISASENYLDESLNEELGNQGLTHANTNLVMQPEPVSAGAPCSSGDNQLASHPLSMGMESSSGSGLSSDETDLEPLVMVEALQIKFLRILQRVGLSRDNLLVAKVLYRIQLATLIRAGESDLKRANFKLDRARVTAAEQEAIDVPKLNFSLKILVLGRTGVGKSSTINSIFGESKVTTDAFHPATRQVEEIVGLVNGIRISFIDTPGLLPSSRNYVSKNRKILHSVKRFIRKSPPDVVLYFERLDLIDMGYRDFSLLKLITDILGPAIWFNTNIVMTHASAALPEGPNGYPVSYDSYVSYCTNVVHLQIHRAILDTKLENPVILVENHPHCMMDNSGRKILPNGQLWTSQFMLLCICTKILGDVNTILEYGDKIQLGRLSNVRHPSLPHLLSSFLKHSVHLNPGGADSGETDEFFFSDMEEENENEYEQLPPIRVLNRVQFQKLTSSEKKDYLDELDYRETLYLKNLLKQEYIRRKEKGSSGLGLDENAENQEGPPEAIMLPDMAVPPSFDSSSPEHRFRCLVTGDQLVARPVLDPHGWDHDVGFDGINLEITTEVTKNTIMHVTGQMSKDKQDFNIQSESTAAFLFPRGPACSIGLDVQSTGKELICSIRGNTKLKNFKYNATECGVLVTYHGNRYIFGSKIEDSISVWRRLNLKMNAGHVTGAGLVAYGGSLEATLRGKDYPVRDEKVSVSMTILSFNKEPVLGGNLLSHFRLSRSTSMSVNASVNSQKMGQLRVKINSSEHMEIALVAVISMFRCLFRRKSKNDLSSRETLETG from the exons ATGGCAAGCATTAAGGATTGGGTTTTATCTCAGATGGTATCGAATTCAAAAGGTTCTATGAGACCAATCTCAGCATCAGAAAACTATCTAGACGAGTCTCTTAATGAAGAGTTAGGGAATCAAG GGTTGACCCACGCGAACACTAATTTGGTCATGCAACCAGAACCAGTTTCTGCTGGGGCGCCATGCTCATCTGGTGATAATCAGTTGGCTTCACATCCCTTATCCATGGGAATGGAAAGTTCTTCTGGCTCTGGTCTCAGCAGTGACGAGACGGATTTGGAGCCTCTTGTCATGGTTGAAGCTCTACAAATCAAATTTTTGCGTATTCTTCAACGAGTTGGCCTGTCACGAGATAATCTTTTGGTGGCAAAGGTCTTATATCGGATCCAACTGGCAACTTTGATTCGAGCTGGTGAATCAGATCTAAAAAGGGCTAATTTCAAATTAGACAGAGCTCGAGTCACAGCCGCAGAGCAAGAAGCCATAGATGTACCGAAACTGAACTTCTCTCTGAAAATACTTGTTTTGGGTAGAACTGGTGTTGGCAAGAGTTCAACAATAAATTCCATATTTGGTGAGTCTAAAGTGACAACTGATGCATTTCATCCTGCCACACGTCAAGTCGAAGAGATTGTTGGGCTTGTGAATGGCATTAGAATATCTTTTATTGATACACCTGGCCTGTTGCCTTCGTCGAGAAATTATGTGAgtaaaaataggaaaattttaCATTCTGTGAAGCGATTTATTAGAAAATCGCCACCGGATgttgttttgtattttgaacGTCTCGACTTGATTGACATGGGATATCGTGACTTTTCATTACTGAAGCTTATCACTGACATCCTTGGCCCTGCAATTTGGTTCAACACCAACATTGTTATGACGCATGCCTCTGCAGCCCTTCCTGAAGGTCCAAATGGGTATCCTGTGAGCTATGATTCTTATGTTAGTTACTGCACCAATGTGGTACACCTCCAAATTCACCGAGCTATTTTGGATACTAAACTTGAAAACCCTGTAATTTTGGTGGAGAATCATCCCCACTGTATGATGGATAATAGTGGGAGGAAGATACTTCCAAATGGACAGCTGTGGACATCCCAGTTCATGTTATTATGCATATGCACCAAAATTCTTGGTGATGTTAATACCATTTTGGAATATGGGGACAAAATACAGTTGGGGCGTTTGAGCAATGTCCGACACCCTTCTTTGCCTCATCTACTCTCGTCTTTCCTCAAGCACAGTGTTCATTTGAATCCTGGTGGAGCTGATAGTGGAGAAACTGACGAATTCTTTTTTTCTGATATGGAAgaggaaaatgaaaatgaatatgagcAACTACCTCCCATCCGTGTACTGAATAGAGTTCAATTCCAGAAATTGACATCATCTGAGAAAAAGGATTATCTTGATGAGTTAGATTACAGGGAGACACTTTATTTGAAGAATCTACTGAAACAAGAGTATATCAGAAGAAAGGAAAAAGGTTCTTCTGGTTTGGGATTAGATGAGAATGCCGAAAATCAAGAAGGGCCACCTGAGGCAATTATGCTGCCAGACATGGCTGTCCCTCCAAGTTTTGATTCAAGTTCCCCCGAGCATAGATTTCGCTGCCTTGTTACAGGTGACCAATTGGTAGCAAGACCAGTTCTCGATCCACATGGATGGGATCACGATGTAGGTTTTGATGGAATCAACCTTGAGATAACCACGGAAGTAACAAAGAACACAATTATGCATGTCACGGGACAAATGAGCAAGGACAAACAAGATTTCAATATACAATCTGAATCAACGGCAGCCTTCTTATTTCCAAGGGGGCCCGCATGCAGCATTGGCCTGGATGTCCAATCTACCGGCAAAGAATTGATCTGTTCCATCCGTGGCAACACAAAGCTGAAGAACTTCAAATACAATGCCACTGAATGTGGTGTTCTTGTGACATATCATGGAAATAGATATATTTTTGGTTCCAAGATTGAAGACAGCATCTCAGTTTGGAGGAGGCTTAACTTAAAAATGAATGCAGGTCACGTGACAGGTGCTGGGCTAGTTGCCTACGGCGGGAGTCTTGAAGCGACTTTACGAGGGAAAGACTATCCTGTGAGAGATGAAAAGGTCAGTGTGTCAATGACAATCCTTTCTTTTAACAAAGAACCAGTTTTGGGTGGAAACCTGCTGTCTCACTTTAGATTGAGCCGGAGTACATCAATGTCAGTGAACGCCAGTGTCAATAGCCAGAAAATGGGGCAGTTAAGGGTAAAGATAAATAGCTCTGAGCACATGGAAATAGCTCTTGTCGCAGTTATCTCCATGTTCAGATGCCTGTTTAGGAGAAAATCAAAAAATGATCTTAGCAGTAGAGAAACTCTTGAAACAGGGTAG
- the LOC140984054 gene encoding translocase of chloroplast 90, chloroplastic-like isoform X1: MASIKDWVLSQMVSNSKGSMRPISASENYLDESLNEELGNQASGLTHANTNLVMQPEPVSAGAPCSSGDNQLASHPLSMGMESSSGSGLSSDETDLEPLVMVEALQIKFLRILQRVGLSRDNLLVAKVLYRIQLATLIRAGESDLKRANFKLDRARVTAAEQEAIDVPKLNFSLKILVLGRTGVGKSSTINSIFGESKVTTDAFHPATRQVEEIVGLVNGIRISFIDTPGLLPSSRNYVSKNRKILHSVKRFIRKSPPDVVLYFERLDLIDMGYRDFSLLKLITDILGPAIWFNTNIVMTHASAALPEGPNGYPVSYDSYVSYCTNVVHLQIHRAILDTKLENPVILVENHPHCMMDNSGRKILPNGQLWTSQFMLLCICTKILGDVNTILEYGDKIQLGRLSNVRHPSLPHLLSSFLKHSVHLNPGGADSGETDEFFFSDMEEENENEYEQLPPIRVLNRVQFQKLTSSEKKDYLDELDYRETLYLKNLLKQEYIRRKEKGSSGLGLDENAENQEGPPEAIMLPDMAVPPSFDSSSPEHRFRCLVTGDQLVARPVLDPHGWDHDVGFDGINLEITTEVTKNTIMHVTGQMSKDKQDFNIQSESTAAFLFPRGPACSIGLDVQSTGKELICSIRGNTKLKNFKYNATECGVLVTYHGNRYIFGSKIEDSISVWRRLNLKMNAGHVTGAGLVAYGGSLEATLRGKDYPVRDEKVSVSMTILSFNKEPVLGGNLLSHFRLSRSTSMSVNASVNSQKMGQLRVKINSSEHMEIALVAVISMFRCLFRRKSKNDLSSRETLETG; the protein is encoded by the exons ATGGCAAGCATTAAGGATTGGGTTTTATCTCAGATGGTATCGAATTCAAAAGGTTCTATGAGACCAATCTCAGCATCAGAAAACTATCTAGACGAGTCTCTTAATGAAGAGTTAGGGAATCAAG CTTCAGGGTTGACCCACGCGAACACTAATTTGGTCATGCAACCAGAACCAGTTTCTGCTGGGGCGCCATGCTCATCTGGTGATAATCAGTTGGCTTCACATCCCTTATCCATGGGAATGGAAAGTTCTTCTGGCTCTGGTCTCAGCAGTGACGAGACGGATTTGGAGCCTCTTGTCATGGTTGAAGCTCTACAAATCAAATTTTTGCGTATTCTTCAACGAGTTGGCCTGTCACGAGATAATCTTTTGGTGGCAAAGGTCTTATATCGGATCCAACTGGCAACTTTGATTCGAGCTGGTGAATCAGATCTAAAAAGGGCTAATTTCAAATTAGACAGAGCTCGAGTCACAGCCGCAGAGCAAGAAGCCATAGATGTACCGAAACTGAACTTCTCTCTGAAAATACTTGTTTTGGGTAGAACTGGTGTTGGCAAGAGTTCAACAATAAATTCCATATTTGGTGAGTCTAAAGTGACAACTGATGCATTTCATCCTGCCACACGTCAAGTCGAAGAGATTGTTGGGCTTGTGAATGGCATTAGAATATCTTTTATTGATACACCTGGCCTGTTGCCTTCGTCGAGAAATTATGTGAgtaaaaataggaaaattttaCATTCTGTGAAGCGATTTATTAGAAAATCGCCACCGGATgttgttttgtattttgaacGTCTCGACTTGATTGACATGGGATATCGTGACTTTTCATTACTGAAGCTTATCACTGACATCCTTGGCCCTGCAATTTGGTTCAACACCAACATTGTTATGACGCATGCCTCTGCAGCCCTTCCTGAAGGTCCAAATGGGTATCCTGTGAGCTATGATTCTTATGTTAGTTACTGCACCAATGTGGTACACCTCCAAATTCACCGAGCTATTTTGGATACTAAACTTGAAAACCCTGTAATTTTGGTGGAGAATCATCCCCACTGTATGATGGATAATAGTGGGAGGAAGATACTTCCAAATGGACAGCTGTGGACATCCCAGTTCATGTTATTATGCATATGCACCAAAATTCTTGGTGATGTTAATACCATTTTGGAATATGGGGACAAAATACAGTTGGGGCGTTTGAGCAATGTCCGACACCCTTCTTTGCCTCATCTACTCTCGTCTTTCCTCAAGCACAGTGTTCATTTGAATCCTGGTGGAGCTGATAGTGGAGAAACTGACGAATTCTTTTTTTCTGATATGGAAgaggaaaatgaaaatgaatatgagcAACTACCTCCCATCCGTGTACTGAATAGAGTTCAATTCCAGAAATTGACATCATCTGAGAAAAAGGATTATCTTGATGAGTTAGATTACAGGGAGACACTTTATTTGAAGAATCTACTGAAACAAGAGTATATCAGAAGAAAGGAAAAAGGTTCTTCTGGTTTGGGATTAGATGAGAATGCCGAAAATCAAGAAGGGCCACCTGAGGCAATTATGCTGCCAGACATGGCTGTCCCTCCAAGTTTTGATTCAAGTTCCCCCGAGCATAGATTTCGCTGCCTTGTTACAGGTGACCAATTGGTAGCAAGACCAGTTCTCGATCCACATGGATGGGATCACGATGTAGGTTTTGATGGAATCAACCTTGAGATAACCACGGAAGTAACAAAGAACACAATTATGCATGTCACGGGACAAATGAGCAAGGACAAACAAGATTTCAATATACAATCTGAATCAACGGCAGCCTTCTTATTTCCAAGGGGGCCCGCATGCAGCATTGGCCTGGATGTCCAATCTACCGGCAAAGAATTGATCTGTTCCATCCGTGGCAACACAAAGCTGAAGAACTTCAAATACAATGCCACTGAATGTGGTGTTCTTGTGACATATCATGGAAATAGATATATTTTTGGTTCCAAGATTGAAGACAGCATCTCAGTTTGGAGGAGGCTTAACTTAAAAATGAATGCAGGTCACGTGACAGGTGCTGGGCTAGTTGCCTACGGCGGGAGTCTTGAAGCGACTTTACGAGGGAAAGACTATCCTGTGAGAGATGAAAAGGTCAGTGTGTCAATGACAATCCTTTCTTTTAACAAAGAACCAGTTTTGGGTGGAAACCTGCTGTCTCACTTTAGATTGAGCCGGAGTACATCAATGTCAGTGAACGCCAGTGTCAATAGCCAGAAAATGGGGCAGTTAAGGGTAAAGATAAATAGCTCTGAGCACATGGAAATAGCTCTTGTCGCAGTTATCTCCATGTTCAGATGCCTGTTTAGGAGAAAATCAAAAAATGATCTTAGCAGTAGAGAAACTCTTGAAACAGGGTAG